TTGTAGAGCTTCTGGCCGATATTGAAGATGCGCTTCAGGAATTCCTTTTCGCTCCGGGGCTTTTTCTGCAGGTATTTGATGGAGCGAAAGACAATCCAATAAGATTCCAGGTAGTTGTAGAGCAGATTGGCGAAGTAGGCCAGCTCCCGCAAGCCCGCGGCGGACAGGGCGTAACGCTCACCCGCGGCGTCCAACGGCACCACCACCTCCCGGGCGCTCAAATACTCCAGCACCTCATCCACCTGGCGCTCCGGATCCAGTTCCTCGTAAATGAACTCATACTTGAACAGATCCTGCAGGAAGCGCAGGTCTTCCACCACCTGCCGGCGGTCAAAGTCCACCCCCTGCCCGGAGAGGATGGAGAGCGCGGCCATGGAGGCGGGCAGGAAGAAATGGATGATGTTGTTCTTGTAATACTCCAGGAGGGGCCGCTTGGTTTCGTCGATGCTGTAGCCCCCCAGCCCCAGCTCGTCGGTGAGACCCTCCTCCTGCTCAATACGGGTGATGAGCTTGCGGGCTTCGCACAGGGCCAGGGTCTCCTCCACCGCCTGGGGCAGGTTGTCCAGGGAGTCGGCCCGGCGCACGCCTTTGGCCACGAGGTAACTGTGCAGGGTCTGGATGATGCGGTAGAGCTCCCGCCGGTAGACGCCTTTCCTTGGGTAGGTGAGCAAAGCGGCGCACACCAGGGAAAAGGGGGTGACCACCGACACCTGATTGATGGCCTGGACGATGCGGAAGGAGAGCTCCAGGCTCAGGTGCCGCAGGGCCTCCCCGTTGGTGAGATCCACCTCCGGGTGCTCCGCCAAGTACGCCTTGAGGGAAATGGGAGCGCTGAACTGGATGTAGGCCCGGCCATAGCGCCGCTTGAGGAACTTGCGGGCCTTCACCAACTGGCCCACCGACTCCGCCTCCTTGGCTTTGCCTTCCAGTTCCTGCAGGTAGGCCTTCTCCTCCAGGACCTGGTCGTAGCCGATGAAAGTGGGCACCAGGATGAGGTCCGGGGCCGCTCCTTCCTTAAAGGTGCGGATCACCATGTTCATCAGGCCCATCTTGGGGAGGACCAGCTTGCCGGTGCGGGAGCGCCCCCCTTCAATAAAAAACTCCAGGTTGTGGCCGGTCTTCACCAGGGCCTTGAGGTAGGTATAGAGGACCTCGGCATAGAGTTTGGCCCCGTGGAAGCGCCGCCGGATGAAGAAGGCCCCGGAGTTGCGGAAGATCCAGGACATGGGCCAGAAGGCCAGATTTTTCCCGGCGGCGATGCGGGGCGGCGCCACATGGTGGTGATAGATCTGGTGGTTGAGGAGCAGGTAGTCCAGGTGGCTCTTGTGGCAGGGCACGAAGACCAGGTTGCCCTGCTCCCGGGCCCGGCGCACCGGCTCGAAGCCCTCTTCATCAAAGACCACGCCGGTGAACAGGTTCTGGGTGAGCCAGGTGACGGCCCGGTCCATGAGCCCCATGAGGAGGGCGTTGTTATCCGAGGAGATCTCCCAGAAATAGTCCTGGGCCGTCTTTTTCACCTTGGAGAGCTTCTTTTTCTCCGCCTCCGCCAGGTGCTCCATGAACTGAGTAAGGCCGGGATCGGTGAGGGTGAGCTCCAGGAATTCCTCCCGGGATTTGATCACCGGCCCCATGACCACCCGTTTTTTAAGGTCAATGCGGGCGATGAGTTCCCGCCGCAGTTCCTGGGCCACCTGACCGAGCTGCGCCTCCCCCGGATGGGCGGCCAGCACCTCCCGCAGGTTGATGGGATCCCCCATCTCCACCACGGCCTTTTTGGCTTTGACAAAGCACAGGGCCAGCTTCCGGAGCCTCCCCGGGTTCTCCCGGTCGCCGAAGAAGAGGTCCAGCAGCCCCTTGTCCTCCCGGGCCGGATCCCGGCTCAGCATCACCACCTGGGGCACCACGAAGATGGGGAAATCCAGCTCCCCCTGCAGCTCCAGCAGATGCCTTAAGGGGTCCTCCCGGGGCTTGAGGAAGCGCTGCCGGAAGCCCACGGAGTCCACCAGAAAGAGCAGCGAGGCCCGGCGCTGCTGCAGGATGGTGCGGAAATAGCCGTCCTGGAAAGGCCGGGGCCAGGCCCGCTTGCGGGTGAAGTAATTGAGGGCGGCGGAAACAATCTGCACCAGGTGAGAAAAAGGCTGCCACATCCACAGGTTGAGGTCGAAGGCCACCTCGGGGGCGGGCAGACCCAATTGGTGGTAGCGCCGGTGGAAAAAGAGAAAATCCAGGTGGCTGCGGTACTTCAGGGCATAAACCACCGCCCCCTCCCGGGCCAGGGCCTGGAGGCGCTCCTGGTAGCGGGGGTTGACGCCCACACGGGCGAAAAAGGGGTCCAGGGTGAAGCGCAAAATCCAGCCGGGACGGCTGGGGAGATAGCCGGCGTAATGGTACTCCTGCCCGGCCAGCCAGGCGGTGAGGCGTTGCACAAGGCGGCCGGCCCAACTCCGGGGCTTGGGTTCCGCCGGCGCGGGCAGGGGCGGGGTGAGGTCAGGCTGCGGTGTGTGCATGTCGTGTCGGAATTGGGGTGTGGGCCATCAGACAGCCGAAATTACTATAAATGAATCCTCCGGAGTGTCAACCGGGCGGGCCGGCCGGGCGAGGAAGGTCAGCCGGCAGGCTCAGCCGGCAGGTGAGCCTCCTGGGGCCGTCCCTCGCCCACCAGACGGAGGAGCAGGATGGACACCTCGTACATGACGTAGATGGGGATGGCCACCACGATCATGGTGACCACATCGGCGTGAAAGGCGGCGATCACGGCGCTGAGCAGAATGGCCAGGCGGCGCTGCCCGGCCAGCATCTCCCGGGTGACCAGTCCGGCCCGGCCCAGGATGAGAAAGATCAGGGGCAGCTCGAAGATCACTCCGAAGAGCAAAAGCAGGCGCAGGCAGAAATTGACATACTGGGTCAGGTTAAGCATGGAAAAGAGCAGTTCGCTCTCATAGGCCAGGGAAAAGGAGATGATCAGCGGCCAGACCAGATAAAGGAAAAACACCCCGCCCAGGACGAAGGCCAAGGTGCCGAAGGGCACGAAGAAATAGACGTAGCGCTTCTCCCAGGGGTAGAGGGCCGGCGCCAGAAAGAGCCACAACTGATAGAGAATCACCGGGAAGGCCAGGCCCAGCCCGGTGATCAGGGAGATCTTCATCTGGACGAAGAAGGGCTCCAAGGGGGCCATGTAATTGAGCTTGTGAGGCTGCACCTGGGGCAGCTCGGGCTTGAGCCCCAGCTTGGCCGCCAGCCCGGGAAATTTCTGGCTCGTCCAGAGGGAGACCTGATACTGGAGCTTCTGGGTGAGGGAAGGCTCCAGCAGCGGCCGCTGAATGAAGCGCTGCACCGTGGGAGCCAAGGGCCAGGAGAGGCCCATGGCGATGAAGAGCGCCACAAAGGAGATGATGAGCCGTTTGCGCAGGTCGTTTAAGTGCTCAAAAAAGGACATCTCCGTCATGGCGCAATCATCCGGGGGTCAGTCGCACCTTCCGGCCGGGCGGCTGCCCCAGCAGCGAATTGTTCTCATTGTAATCCATTACCGCGACCGGGGCAATGCGCGGGGCTAAACGATGACGATACCCCGGGGAGCCTGGGTCAGCCACTCCACGCCGTTCGCGGTCAGGCGGCAGGTGTCCTCCTGACCCACCATGCCGATGCCCGGCAAAAAGAATTTGGGCTCGAAGGCCAACACCATATCGGCTTCCAGGGCATAGGGCGAGCGGGCGGTGATGAGGGGCAGCTCATCCAGCTCCAGGCCCACCCCGTGGGCCAGGAAGCTCACCCGGTCCGGCCCCCGGCCCATGAAGCAGTCCTCCCATCCCCGGGCCTTGACCACCTGCCAGAGGCGGTCGTAGAGGTCTCCGGGGAGCACGCCCGGCCGGGCCTCGGCCGCAAAGACAGCGTAGAGCTCCTCCACCACCGCGAAGGCCTGCCAGGCCGCGTCCGGCAGGCCGCCCAGGGCGTAGAGGCGGGTCATGTCGGCGATGTAGCCCCCAAAGCAGGCGGCCAGATCCACGCTGATGGGCTCCATGGGGTTAAGGGGCTTGCGGGACGGGCCCTGGGGAAAGGCGGCGCTGAAGCCCAGGCCCCCGGAGGGGGTGTCGGTGTAAGCCGCGGCCAGACCCGCTTCCCCAGATAGCACATGCCCGAAGAAGACCTCCAGGTCCCAGCGCCGGAAGCGCACCAGCCCCTGGTGGCCCAGAGAGCGCAGGCGATACTCCAGCCGGGCGGAGAGCTCCAGCTCGGTCAAGCCGGGGGCGAGCAGCTCGGGGATCTCGGCATGCACCTTCGCCAGCATGGTGGCGGCCTCCCGGATGCAGCCCAGCTCATAGGCGGATTTCACCATGCGCTGGCGGCGGATGAGGGGCGAGACGTCCTGGATGGCCGCCTGGGGAAAGAGCTTTTCCTTGAGGTGGAGATAGAGCGTTGCGGGCAGGACGTCCAGCTCCAGGCCCAGGACCACCGGGGGGGCCAGGAGGTCCGAGAGCAGCCGGGGCAGCTCCGGCAAATTCCGGTAGTAGATCAGGGGCCAGGGGAGCTCGCCCCGGCGGGGATGATCCTGGGGCCGCCGCACCAGCAGCCGGGGCTCTCCGGAGACGGGCACCGCCAGGAAACCTTCCACGATGGTGCCGGTATAGTAGTAAAGGTCCGCCGGCTGGCGGATGAGGGCCAGGGAGATGCCTGCTTCTTTCAGCAGGCTTTGGAATTTCTCCCGGCGCTGCTCCAGTTCAGAGTGAGGCACAGGTTCCATAATAAAGAAATGGTCAGATGAATTTTATGAGTAAAGGGGTGGAGGAGGGGCTCCCTCCCTGCCCTCAAGCTCCTATCCCACCGGCCCCATAAGGGGTTGGGGGAGCGGGTGTGAGGACCCCTGGCCCCCTCTCCCGCAATTTCTACAGAAAATCATATATCCTCAAGGACCGGGGTCATAGGCCACCACGTCCAGGGCCCCGGGGCCCTGGGCCCCCAGTACCAGGACCTTTTCGATATCCGCGGTGCGGGTGGGGCCGGTGAGCCAGCTTATCCAGGGCTCCGGCCGGGCGGCGGCCAGGGTCAGGGAGTGGGCCAGGCTCAGATGGCTCTGCTGCCGGGGCACCAGCACCACCTGACGGCAGGCCTTGAAAGGCAGCCACCGGGCCGGCCCCGAGGGCGGCGCCAGGAGCACGCTTCCGGTTTCCGGGACCGCGGCCAGCCCCACGCTGACCACGGTGTCCGCCTCCGGGGCCCAGGTCTCCGCCGCCAGCCGGGCCGGGAGCCCCAAGGCCTGAAGCCTTTGGGCCACCGGCACCAACCAGGGATGGTCCTCCAGCCAGAAGGGGCCTTGGCTGTGTTCCCGGAGGAAAGCCGCCAGGGCCTCCGGGCCGGTCAATTCAAAGTAACCGGCGCCGGCCTCGGCAAAACGGGCCGGGGCGGGGGGGGAGGCGGCTGGCGGGGGGCTGGATACCCCTGAATCTGGAAACCGCGCTTGCCTTGCGGGGCCTTCGGTGGGGAGGGCGAGAACCCGCCCCTGTCGCCAGAGGGCCTGGAAACTCACCGGCGCCGGCGCCGGCAGGGCAGGGGAGGGGGGGAGGCGCCCCCCCTCCCGCCAGAGCCTCTCCCCCCGGCGATACAGGGCGGGGTGTCTCAGCAAGTGGCTGGCAACCCCGGCCACAAGGCGGGCCCGGTGGAAACGGCGGCTGGTGCGACGCAGGCTCAAGATGAGCTCCGGGAGGGGGATACCGGCGGGGCAGATCTCCCCACAGGCCCCGCACTGGGTGCACAGGTCGGGCAGATCGCCCAGGGGCGGCACAAAGGGGGCCAGCAGGATGCCGATGGCCCCGGGATAGACCCGGCCATACACATGGGCGCCCCCGGCCTGGAAGACCGGGCAGATGTTGAGGCAGGCGCCGCAGCGCAGGCAGAAGAGGGCCTCCCTGAGCTCCGGGTGCGCCCCCAAGGCCCGGCGGCCGTTGTCCACCAGGACGAGATAAAAGGCCTGAGTCCCATAAGGGCCGTCCTTGAGGCCTTTGAGGAGATGCACCAGGGCAGTGAGGCGCTGGCCGGTGGCGCTGGCCGGCAATAGCCGGAGCACCACTTCCAGATCCGTGAGCCTAAGGAGGAGCTTTTCCAGGCCCATGACCGCCACCTGCACCGGCGGGGTGCAGGCGGTGCGCCGGAGATTGCCCTCGTTTTCCAGAAAGACCAGGGTGCCGTCCGGGGTGGCGGCATTGACCCCGGTGATGCCCATCTGAGCGGCCTCAAAGCGGGGCGCCAGATGACGGGCGGCCGCGGCGCACAGCTCCGGCGGCTCGGCGGGCAGGGCGTAGCCCAGGTGGCGGGCGAAGAGGCGGGCGATCTCCAGGCGGTCCAGGTGCAGGGCCGGCGCGGTGAGGTGGGCCGGGGGGTGGCCCGCCAGCTGCACGATGAACTCCCCCAGGTCGGTTTCGGTGACGTCCAGGCCGGCGGCGGTGAGGGCCGGGGTCAGCCCCAGCTCCTCGGTGGTCATGGACTTGGATTTCACCACCTCCCGCACGCCATGACGCCGGGCCAGGGCCAGGATCTGGGCCCGGGCCTGGGCCGCATCCTGAGCCCAGAGCACCTCGCCCCCCCAAGCCGCGACCGCCTCCCGGAGGGTGGCCAGGTTTTCCTCCCAGCGCGCCAGCACCCGGGCTTTGAGCTCCCGGGCCTGCCGGCGCCAGCTCTCCCACTGGGGATAATCGGCCACCAGACGCTCCCGGGCAGCCAGAGCCCGGTGAGTGGCTTGGCGCACGGTCCGGGGCCTAAGGGGCAGGGGGGGAATGCTTGGCATGGACCTACTCAGCCGGGCTTTAGGAACTCTTCACGACCTGCCATGTCTGACCGCCCGCCAGGCCGGAGCTTTCTCCTCACACTTATGCCTGCCGGGGGCGGGAATGACACCGCCCAGGCGGCCGGGAGATTGCCGGGGGCAAAAAATCAGAACGCCATTCTGCTTTGGCTGCGAATTAGACCGGCAGCTCCCGCACCTTGATGACCGCCCGGCGGCGCTCCTGGGTCAGCCAGGCGTCGAAGAGCACCTGGCGCTTGGTCTCCAGGAGCTGCTCCCTGAGTTTGTCCTCCTCTTTTTTCAGCTCCTCCGCCGAGGGCAGGCGCCGGGCCTTGAAGGCTAAGACATAGAAAGCATCCCGGAAAAAGGACGGCTTGTCGGGGTAGGGGTTTTTCTCCGAGAGCAGAAAAGCAGCGGTGGTGAGGCTCTCCGCCAGGGGCTGTTTCAGGAAGCCCTGGGCCCGGGTGAAGGGGCCGCTCTCCTGCAGGGGCACCCCGGCCTGGGCCGCCACCTTGGCCAGAGGCTCCCCCTGGCGCAGCCGGTTAAGGAGTTGCTCCGCCTCCTTTTCGGCCTGGGCCTTGGCCTTCTGGCGGGCCACCGCCTGGCGCACCTGCTCCCGCACCTCCTCCAGGGGCGGGACGGCCGCGGGGCGTTTCTCCACCGCCTGCATGACCACAAACCCCATGGGGGTCTCCACCACCCGGCTCACCTCCTGGGGCTTCAGGGCCAGGGCCGTCTCCTTGAAGACCCGGGTCATCTCCTCTCCGGGCAAGGCGTCCCCCAGGGAGAAGAGGGGCGTTTCCTTGACCGTGAGTTTGAGTTTCCCGGCCACCTCGGCGAAATTCCCGGCCAGCAAATCCAACCGGGCCTGGCGGGCCGCCTCCTGGGCCAGGGTGCGGCTTTTTTCCTGGCGCAGGCGGGCCACGGCCTGCTCCCGGGCCTGGGCCTCGGGGAGCTTTTCCGTCTCCAGGACCTCCTCCAGCTTGATGAGGTGGAAGCCCTTAGCCGTCTGCGCCAGGCCCACCTGACCCGGGGCGAGGCCGAAGGCCACCTTCTCCCAGGCCGGGTCCCGCTGGCCCCGCTTCACCGGCGGCAGTTCCCCGCCTTTGGCTTTGGCGGCGGCATCTTCGGAGTGGCTGCGGGCCAGGGAAGCGAAATCCGCCCCGGCTTTGGCCTGCCGCAGCAACCCCTGGGCCTTCTGTTCCACTGGCCGGCGCTTCTCCGGCGGTCCGGAGGCGGCCAGGAAGATTTCTCGCACCTTCAGCACCTGGGGCCGGGTGAAGTCGGCGGCGTGCTCCGCCAGGTAATCGGCGATCTCCCGGTCGGAGACGGTGGCCTTAGCCAGGTAAGACTCGGGATTAAAGACCACATAGCGCACCTTGACCCGCTCGGGGGTGCGGAACTCCTGGGCATGATCCCGGTAGTAGGCGGCGATCTCCTCCTCGCTGGGCTTCTGCTGGGCCACGAAGCGCTCCGGGGTGAGGGCGAGATAGCGCACCTCCACCTCCTCCTTCCCCAGGCGCAGGATCTCCTGAAGCTCCGCCTCGGAGACCTTGGCGAAGGCGGTGAGCATCTGAATGAGGCGTTGGCTCAGGAGGCGGAGGCGCTCCTGCTCCTCAAAATCCGCCGGGCTGATGCGGGCCCGGGACAGGGCCGCCAGGTAACGCCGCTGGCTGAAACGCCCGTCTTCATGGAAGATGTCCAGGCCTTTGATGTGCTCCCGGAGCTCCTCATCGGTGACCACGATTCCCAGTTGCCGGGCCCCCTGCCTCAGGAGCTCTTCCTGAATGAGGATCTCCAGGGCCCGGTCCTTCAGTCCCAAGGCCTTGAGGTCCTCCTCTCTGAGTTCGCCTCGGCCCATCTCCTGGTATTGCCGGAGAAGCTGGTTATATTGCTGCAGGTAGCGGCTCATGAGGATGGGGACGCCGTTCACCGTGGCCGCCTCCTCGAAGCGGGGGGAGCGGAAGCCCCCGATGCCCCAAAAGATGAAGACCACCACGATGGCGCCGATGGCCACCGCAATGACCCAGGAGCGGGAGTATTGACGCAAAAATTTCAGCATGAAAGCACCTGGTTGGGAAGTTTCAGCCGGGGAATGGCTCCGGCAGCCCGAAAAGCGGCCGAAGTAAGCCGGAGAAAGGCAAACGCCGCGGGTCCCCCTCCGGCACGGCTGCCTTTTCCCCCCGGGTCAGGTCCTCAGCGGCTCTCCTTCAGCCACTTCTGGGCTTCCTTGGCCTCCGGGCTCTGGGGGTATTTCTGCACCAGCTTTTTCAGGGTCGTCTGGTAGTTGGCCTTCTGATTCAGGTGATGGTAACACAGGGCCTGGCGCAGCATGGCCGCCGGGGCCAGAGGGCTGCGGGGATGCTGGGTGAGGACCTTATTGAATTCCACCCCGGCCTCCCGGTATTTCTTTTCCTGGTAGAAGCTGTCGGCCAGGTAGAAGCGGGCCTCCGCCGCCCGGGGCCCCTGGGGCTGGCTGCGGAGGTAGGCATGGAACTTGTCCCGGGCGGAGGCGTACTTCTTGGCCTGATAGAGCCGCATGCCCTCCCCGAAGGTTTTGTCTTCCAGCCCGGGTTTGGCGGCGCCGGAGGCCGGAGGCGAGGGCGGCGTGGCCGCGGAGGGGGCGGCCTGGGGACCGGGGCGGGCGCCTGGCGCTGTAGCTGTGGGGTAACGGGATTCCCTCAGCCCCTTGAGCTGCATCTCCAGATTCTGGATGCGGGCCTCCAGGGCCTTCACCTGCTCCGCCAGATCCGGGGGCCGGGCTTCCTCTCCCGGCACTGCGGCAGCGGGCGGCGCCGGCGGAGGCGCCTCGGCCACCGGGGCCGGGGCCGGGCGGGTCCGGCCCGGCAGCATGTAGGGATCACACGCGGCCACCGCCAGCAGGGGCAGCCACATCACCAGGGTTACGGTCCGGAAATGCCCGGTCATCTCCTCCTCCTCAGCGCCGCGCCCAGGGGGCGGCACATAAATACCTCATCTTAGAGGGAAGAGGGTGGGGGTGTCAAGGGTCCCCCTGGCCTCAGGCGCGCCTTGCCCTGAGGCCCGTTTGGGGATATGATGCAGAAGTAGTTTACAGGCTGCCCGGCAGCGTCCCACCTCTCGGGAGACCTATGACCGCCCCCTTTGTGCATCTGCATGTTCATACCGCCTACAGCCTCCTGGACGGCGCCATCCGCCTGGAGGACCTGATCCGGCGGGCCCAGGAGTTCCAGATGCCGGCGGTGGCCATCACCGACCACGGCACCCTCTTCGGGGTCCTGGACTTTTACCTCAAGGCCAAAAAGGCTGGCCTTAATCCCATTCTGGGCTGCGAGGTCTATGTGACCCCGGGCAGCCGCCATGACAAAAAGGCCGGGGCCAAGGCGGATTATCACCATCTGGTGCTGTTGGCCCAGGACCTCACCGGCTACCGCAATCTGGTGCAACTGGTCACCCGGGCGCATCTGGAGGGCTTCTACTATAAACCTCGGGTGGATAAGGAGCTCCTGGCGGAGCTGAACGCCGGGCTCATTGCCCTCACTTCCTGCCTGCACGGCGAAATCCCCCGTTTGCTCCTGGCCGGCGACCTCAAAGGGGCGGAAGCCGCCGCTCAGGAGTATGCCCGCATCTTTGCGGGCGGGCGCTTTTATCTGGAAGTGCAGGCCAACGACATCCCGGAGCAGCGGCGGGTGAACGAGATGCTCCTGGAGCTGGGGCCCCGCTGGGGCCTGCCGGTGGTGGCCACCAATGACTGCCATTATCTCCGCCCCGAGGACGCCCGGGCCCACGATGTGCTCTTGTGCATCCAGACCGGCAAGACGGTGAACACCGCCGGCCGCATGGCCTTTGCCACCGACCAGCTCTATTTCAAAAGCCCGGAGGAGATGGCCCAGGAGTTTCCCCCGGAGGTGCTGGCCCGCACCCTGGAGATCGCCGAGCAGTGCCGGGTGGAGCTGGAGTTGGGGGAGCTGCACTTCCCCACCTACCCCGCGGCCCGGGGCCGGGATCCCGGGGAGCTCCTCCGGGAGCTGGCCCGCCAGGGCCTGGAGGAGCGGCTGGCCCAGACTCCGCCGGCCCGGCCGCTGGAGGAGTACTACCAGCGCCTGGCCTACGAGCTGGACGTCCTCATCAAGATGGGCTTTGCCGCCTATTTTCTGGTGGTGGCGGATATCGTGGCCTTCGCCCGGCGCCGGCACATCCCGGTGGGACCCGGCCGGGGCTCCGCCGCCGGCAGCCTGGTGGCCTACGCCCTGAAAATCACCGACCTGGACCCCCTGGCCCACGGGCTGTTTTTCGAGCGCTTCCTCAACCCCGAGCGCCAGAGCCCGCCGGACATCGACCTGGACTTCTGCTTTGAGCGCCGGGGCGAGGTGCTGGCCTACGTGGCCAAGACCTATGGCTACGAGAACGTGGCCCAGATCACCACCTTCGGCTCCATGAAGACCCGCCAGGTCATCCGGGATGTGGGCCGGGCCCTGGAGGTGCCCTACGCCGAGGTGGACCGGATCGCCAAGCTGGTGCCGGAGCAGTTGGGCATCACCCTGGAGCAGGCCCTGGAGCGGGAGCCCCGCCTCCGGGAGCTTCGGGACACCGACCCCACGGTCAGGGAGATCCTGGACATCGCCCGCACCCTGGAGGGCCTGCCCCGCCACGCCTCCACTCACGCCGCCGGGCTGGTCATCGGCGATAGGCCCCTGGTGGAGTACCTCCCCCTCTATAAGGGCACCAAGGGCGAGCTGGTGACCCAGTTCGACATGAAGGGCGTGGAGAAGGTGGGCCTGGTGAAGTTTGACTTTCTGGGCCTGCGCACCCTGACGGTCATCGACAATGCGGTGCGCCTGATTAAGCGCCATCACCGGCCCGATTTTGACATCCACGCCATCCCTCTCGATGATGCGGAGACCTATGCCCTCCTCCAGGCCGGCAACACCGCCGGGGTCTTCCAGTTGGAATCCTCCGGGATGCGCCAGCTGATGATGCGCCTCAAGCCCTCCACCTTCGAGGACATCGTGGCCCTGGTGGCCCTGTACCGGCCCGGCCCCATGGAAAGCGGCATGCACCTGGATTACGTGCAGCGCAAGCATGGGGAGGAGCCGGTGACTTATCTCCTGCCGGAGCTGGAGCCCATCCTCAAGGAGACCTACGGCGTCATCCTCTATCAGGAGCAGGTGATGCAGATTGCCGCCGCGGTCTCCGGCTTTTCCCTGGCCGAGGCGGACATCCTGCGCCGGGCCATGGGCAAAAAGATCCCCGAGGTGATGGCGGCCCAGCGCCAGCGCTTCGTGGAGGGTGCGGTGGCTAAGGGGGTGCCGCAGGAGACGGCCGAGACCCTCTTTGACCTCATCGAAAAATTCGCCGGCTACGGCTTCAACAAGTCCCACTCCGCCGCTTACGCCCTCATCGCCTACCAGACGGCGTATCTCAAGGCCCATTACCCCCTGGAGTTCCTGGCGGCCCTGCTCAACAGCGAAATCAATAACACCACTGCCTTGGCCAAG
Above is a window of Desulfobaccales bacterium DNA encoding:
- the tatC gene encoding twin-arginine translocase subunit TatC, whose translation is MTEMSFFEHLNDLRKRLIISFVALFIAMGLSWPLAPTVQRFIQRPLLEPSLTQKLQYQVSLWTSQKFPGLAAKLGLKPELPQVQPHKLNYMAPLEPFFVQMKISLITGLGLAFPVILYQLWLFLAPALYPWEKRYVYFFVPFGTLAFVLGGVFFLYLVWPLIISFSLAYESELLFSMLNLTQYVNFCLRLLLLFGVIFELPLIFLILGRAGLVTREMLAGQRRLAILLSAVIAAFHADVVTMIVVAIPIYVMYEVSILLLRLVGEGRPQEAHLPAEPAG
- the ybgF gene encoding tol-pal system protein YbgF, yielding MTGHFRTVTLVMWLPLLAVAACDPYMLPGRTRPAPAPVAEAPPPAPPAAAVPGEEARPPDLAEQVKALEARIQNLEMQLKGLRESRYPTATAPGARPGPQAAPSAATPPSPPASGAAKPGLEDKTFGEGMRLYQAKKYASARDKFHAYLRSQPQGPRAAEARFYLADSFYQEKKYREAGVEFNKVLTQHPRSPLAPAAMLRQALCYHHLNQKANYQTTLKKLVQKYPQSPEAKEAQKWLKESR
- a CDS encoding 1-acyl-sn-glycerol-3-phosphate acyltransferase produces the protein MHTPQPDLTPPLPAPAEPKPRSWAGRLVQRLTAWLAGQEYHYAGYLPSRPGWILRFTLDPFFARVGVNPRYQERLQALAREGAVVYALKYRSHLDFLFFHRRYHQLGLPAPEVAFDLNLWMWQPFSHLVQIVSAALNYFTRKRAWPRPFQDGYFRTILQQRRASLLFLVDSVGFRQRFLKPREDPLRHLLELQGELDFPIFVVPQVVMLSRDPAREDKGLLDLFFGDRENPGRLRKLALCFVKAKKAVVEMGDPINLREVLAAHPGEAQLGQVAQELRRELIARIDLKKRVVMGPVIKSREEFLELTLTDPGLTQFMEHLAEAEKKKLSKVKKTAQDYFWEISSDNNALLMGLMDRAVTWLTQNLFTGVVFDEEGFEPVRRAREQGNLVFVPCHKSHLDYLLLNHQIYHHHVAPPRIAAGKNLAFWPMSWIFRNSGAFFIRRRFHGAKLYAEVLYTYLKALVKTGHNLEFFIEGGRSRTGKLVLPKMGLMNMVIRTFKEGAAPDLILVPTFIGYDQVLEEKAYLQELEGKAKEAESVGQLVKARKFLKRRYGRAYIQFSAPISLKAYLAEHPEVDLTNGEALRHLSLELSFRIVQAINQVSVVTPFSLVCAALLTYPRKGVYRRELYRIIQTLHSYLVAKGVRRADSLDNLPQAVEETLALCEARKLITRIEQEEGLTDELGLGGYSIDETKRPLLEYYKNNIIHFFLPASMAALSILSGQGVDFDRRQVVEDLRFLQDLFKYEFIYEELDPERQVDEVLEYLSAREVVVPLDAAGERYALSAAGLRELAYFANLLYNYLESYWIVFRSIKYLQKKPRSEKEFLKRIFNIGQKLYKLGEVERSEAISEANFQNALKLFGEKGIVTKRRPEGKGAATFSPPSDEDAKDFYGRQLARFFRR
- a CDS encoding LUD domain-containing protein, encoding MRQATHRALAARERLVADYPQWESWRRQARELKARVLARWEENLATLREAVAAWGGEVLWAQDAAQARAQILALARRHGVREVVKSKSMTTEELGLTPALTAAGLDVTETDLGEFIVQLAGHPPAHLTAPALHLDRLEIARLFARHLGYALPAEPPELCAAAARHLAPRFEAAQMGITGVNAATPDGTLVFLENEGNLRRTACTPPVQVAVMGLEKLLLRLTDLEVVLRLLPASATGQRLTALVHLLKGLKDGPYGTQAFYLVLVDNGRRALGAHPELREALFCLRCGACLNICPVFQAGGAHVYGRVYPGAIGILLAPFVPPLGDLPDLCTQCGACGEICPAGIPLPELILSLRRTSRRFHRARLVAGVASHLLRHPALYRRGERLWREGGRLPPSPALPAPAPVSFQALWRQGRVLALPTEGPARQARFPDSGVSSPPPAASPPAPARFAEAGAGYFELTGPEALAAFLREHSQGPFWLEDHPWLVPVAQRLQALGLPARLAAETWAPEADTVVSVGLAAVPETGSVLLAPPSGPARWLPFKACRQVVLVPRQQSHLSLAHSLTLAAARPEPWISWLTGPTRTADIEKVLVLGAQGPGALDVVAYDPGP
- a CDS encoding SurA N-terminal domain-containing protein; this encodes MLKFLRQYSRSWVIAVAIGAIVVVFIFWGIGGFRSPRFEEAATVNGVPILMSRYLQQYNQLLRQYQEMGRGELREEDLKALGLKDRALEILIQEELLRQGARQLGIVVTDEELREHIKGLDIFHEDGRFSQRRYLAALSRARISPADFEEQERLRLLSQRLIQMLTAFAKVSEAELQEILRLGKEEVEVRYLALTPERFVAQQKPSEEEIAAYYRDHAQEFRTPERVKVRYVVFNPESYLAKATVSDREIADYLAEHAADFTRPQVLKVREIFLAASGPPEKRRPVEQKAQGLLRQAKAGADFASLARSHSEDAAAKAKGGELPPVKRGQRDPAWEKVAFGLAPGQVGLAQTAKGFHLIKLEEVLETEKLPEAQAREQAVARLRQEKSRTLAQEAARQARLDLLAGNFAEVAGKLKLTVKETPLFSLGDALPGEEMTRVFKETALALKPQEVSRVVETPMGFVVMQAVEKRPAAVPPLEEVREQVRQAVARQKAKAQAEKEAEQLLNRLRQGEPLAKVAAQAGVPLQESGPFTRAQGFLKQPLAESLTTAAFLLSEKNPYPDKPSFFRDAFYVLAFKARRLPSAEELKKEEDKLREQLLETKRQVLFDAWLTQERRRAVIKVRELPV
- a CDS encoding Xaa-Pro peptidase family protein; its protein translation is MEPVPHSELEQRREKFQSLLKEAGISLALIRQPADLYYYTGTIVEGFLAVPVSGEPRLLVRRPQDHPRRGELPWPLIYYRNLPELPRLLSDLLAPPVVLGLELDVLPATLYLHLKEKLFPQAAIQDVSPLIRRQRMVKSAYELGCIREAATMLAKVHAEIPELLAPGLTELELSARLEYRLRSLGHQGLVRFRRWDLEVFFGHVLSGEAGLAAAYTDTPSGGLGFSAAFPQGPSRKPLNPMEPISVDLAACFGGYIADMTRLYALGGLPDAAWQAFAVVEELYAVFAAEARPGVLPGDLYDRLWQVVKARGWEDCFMGRGPDRVSFLAHGVGLELDELPLITARSPYALEADMVLAFEPKFFLPGIGMVGQEDTCRLTANGVEWLTQAPRGIVIV